A genomic region of Burkholderia humptydooensis contains the following coding sequences:
- a CDS encoding TIGR00645 family protein, with translation MSAAPTDLRAARPARRKMRPLPAVIFMSRWLQVPLYLGLIVAQAIYVFLFLKEVWHLLSHAASLDETSVMLAVLGLIDVVMISNLLIMVIVGGYETFVSRLGVEGHPDEPEWLDHVNAGVLKVKLSMALISISSIHLLKTFINPDQHTVHAIMWQVLIHVAFLVSAIVMAWVDRLTTHTHPEHFHEAPTHPSAPREPAQQSA, from the coding sequence ATGTCCGCCGCCCCGACCGATCTGCGCGCCGCCCGCCCGGCCCGCCGCAAGATGCGCCCGCTGCCCGCCGTCATCTTCATGAGCCGCTGGCTGCAAGTCCCCCTTTATCTGGGCCTGATCGTCGCGCAGGCGATCTACGTGTTCCTGTTCCTGAAGGAAGTCTGGCATCTGCTGTCGCACGCGGCGAGCCTCGACGAAACGAGCGTCATGCTCGCCGTGCTCGGCCTCATCGATGTGGTGATGATCTCGAACCTGCTCATCATGGTGATCGTCGGCGGCTATGAAACGTTCGTGTCGCGCCTGGGCGTCGAGGGCCATCCGGACGAGCCGGAATGGCTCGACCACGTGAACGCGGGCGTGCTGAAGGTGAAGCTGTCGATGGCGCTCATCAGCATCTCGTCGATCCACCTGCTGAAGACGTTCATCAATCCGGACCAGCACACGGTGCACGCGATCATGTGGCAGGTGCTGATCCACGTCGCGTTCCTCGTGTCGGCGATCGTGATGGCGTGGGTCGACCGCCTGACGACGCACACGCACCCCGAGCATTTCCACGAAGCGCCGACGCACCCGTCGGCGCCGCGCGAGCCGGCGCAACAGTCGGCCTGA
- a CDS encoding DMT family transporter, with amino-acid sequence MNRYAFFLIASMLLVGSNVGIGKSIVAFVPVTLLATLRFVIANAVLWPLFSPVKMRTVKRGEWLNLFLQAFFGTFMFTLLMLNGVQRTSAVAAGVITSTIPAVVALFAWIFLSEKPNRRALVSIALAIAGVVTINVANGTASEGGAHAGSLAGNLLMLGAVCCESIYVILSRRLTQTLAPIDICAYTHLFGLLLMLPLGAGALWHFDYASVPAGVWTLVVWYGLSASIFSFWLWMKGIRHVPGSLAGVFSAVLPISAAIYGILFLGERPTLAHGIALACVVTGIVLASLRVRRSPPVSP; translated from the coding sequence TTGAATCGCTACGCCTTCTTTCTCATCGCGTCGATGTTGCTCGTCGGCAGCAACGTCGGCATCGGCAAATCGATCGTCGCCTTCGTTCCCGTCACCCTCCTCGCCACGCTGCGCTTCGTCATCGCGAACGCGGTGCTCTGGCCGCTCTTCAGCCCCGTCAAGATGCGCACCGTCAAGCGCGGCGAATGGCTGAACCTGTTCCTGCAGGCGTTCTTCGGCACGTTCATGTTCACGCTGCTGATGCTCAACGGCGTGCAGCGCACGAGCGCCGTCGCGGCGGGCGTCATCACAAGCACGATCCCGGCCGTCGTCGCGCTGTTCGCATGGATCTTCCTGAGCGAGAAACCGAACAGGCGTGCGCTCGTGTCGATCGCGCTCGCGATCGCCGGCGTCGTGACGATCAATGTCGCGAACGGCACCGCGAGCGAAGGCGGCGCGCACGCGGGCTCGCTCGCCGGCAATCTGCTGATGCTCGGCGCGGTCTGCTGCGAGTCGATCTACGTGATCCTGTCGCGGCGCCTCACGCAGACGCTCGCGCCGATCGACATCTGCGCGTACACCCACCTGTTCGGCCTGCTGCTGATGCTGCCGCTCGGCGCGGGCGCGCTCTGGCATTTCGACTACGCGAGCGTGCCGGCGGGCGTCTGGACGCTCGTCGTCTGGTATGGCCTGTCCGCGAGCATCTTCTCGTTCTGGCTGTGGATGAAGGGCATCCGTCACGTGCCGGGCAGCCTCGCCGGCGTGTTCAGCGCGGTGCTGCCGATCTCGGCCGCGATCTACGGCATCCTGTTCCTCGGCGAACGGCCGACGCTCGCGCACGGCATCGCGCTCGCGTGCGTCGTGACGGGCATCGTGCTCGCGAGCCTGCGCGTGCGGCGCTCGCCGCCCGTCTCACCCTGA
- the acs gene encoding acetate--CoA ligase, with translation MSAIESVLHERRQFAPPAAVEKAAAISGMAAYRALAEEAERDYEGFWARLARETLEWHKPFGKVLDETNAPFYTWFEDGELNASYNCLDRHVAAGLGERVAVIFEADDGTVTRVTYADLLARVSRFANALKRRGVGRGDRVVIYIPMSVEGIVAMQACARIGATHSVVFGGFSSKSLHERIVDVGATALITADEQMRGGKALPLKNIADEALAMGGCDAVKTVVVYRRTGGNVGWHAGRDVWMHEIVANESDACEPEWVGAEHPLFILYTSGSTGKPKGVQHSTAGYLLWGAQTMKWTFDWKPTDVFWCTADIGWVTGHSYITYGPLAVGATQVVFEGVPTYPNAGRFWKMIGDHKVSVFYTAPTAIRSLIKAAEADDHVHPKSYDLSSLRIIGTVGEPINPEAWMWYHKHVGGGRCPIVDTWWQTETGGHMITPLPGATPTVPGSCTLPLPGIMAAVVDETGQDVPNGQGGILVVKRPWPAMARTIWGDPDRFKKSYYPEELGGRLYLAGDGTVRDKETGYFTIMGRIDDVLNVSGHRLGTMEIESALVSHELVAEAAVVGRPDDTTGEAVVAFVVLKRTRPEGEEAAALAKALRDWVGKEIGPIAKPKDIRFGDNLPKTRSGKIMRRLLRSLAKGEAITQDTSTLENPAILEQLAEVR, from the coding sequence ATGTCTGCGATTGAATCGGTTCTGCACGAACGCCGCCAGTTCGCGCCGCCCGCCGCCGTGGAGAAGGCGGCAGCCATTTCCGGCATGGCGGCTTATCGGGCGCTCGCCGAAGAGGCTGAGCGCGATTACGAAGGATTCTGGGCGCGTCTCGCGCGCGAGACGCTCGAATGGCACAAGCCGTTCGGCAAGGTGCTCGACGAGACGAACGCGCCGTTCTACACGTGGTTCGAGGACGGCGAGCTGAACGCGTCGTACAACTGCCTCGACCGCCACGTCGCCGCCGGCCTCGGCGAGCGCGTCGCGGTGATCTTCGAGGCCGACGACGGCACCGTCACGCGCGTCACCTACGCCGATCTGCTCGCGCGCGTGTCGCGTTTCGCGAACGCGCTGAAGAGGCGCGGCGTCGGCCGCGGCGACCGCGTTGTCATCTACATTCCGATGTCGGTCGAAGGCATCGTCGCGATGCAGGCGTGCGCGCGGATCGGCGCGACGCACTCGGTCGTGTTCGGCGGCTTCTCGTCGAAGTCGCTGCACGAGCGCATTGTCGACGTCGGCGCGACCGCGCTCATCACGGCCGACGAGCAGATGCGCGGCGGCAAGGCGCTGCCGCTCAAGAACATCGCCGACGAGGCGCTCGCGATGGGCGGCTGCGACGCGGTGAAGACCGTCGTCGTCTATCGCCGCACGGGCGGCAACGTCGGCTGGCACGCGGGCCGCGACGTCTGGATGCACGAGATCGTCGCGAACGAGTCCGACGCGTGCGAGCCCGAGTGGGTCGGCGCCGAGCATCCGCTCTTCATCCTGTACACGTCCGGCTCGACCGGCAAGCCGAAGGGCGTCCAGCACAGCACGGCGGGCTATCTGCTGTGGGGCGCGCAGACGATGAAGTGGACGTTCGACTGGAAGCCGACCGACGTGTTCTGGTGCACGGCCGACATCGGCTGGGTCACGGGCCACTCGTACATCACGTACGGGCCGCTCGCCGTCGGCGCGACGCAGGTCGTGTTCGAGGGCGTGCCGACCTATCCGAACGCGGGCCGCTTCTGGAAGATGATCGGCGACCACAAGGTATCCGTGTTCTACACCGCGCCGACCGCGATCCGCTCGCTGATCAAGGCGGCCGAGGCCGACGACCACGTGCACCCGAAGAGCTACGATCTGTCGAGCCTGCGGATCATCGGCACGGTCGGCGAGCCGATCAATCCGGAAGCGTGGATGTGGTATCACAAGCACGTCGGCGGCGGGCGCTGCCCGATCGTCGACACGTGGTGGCAGACCGAGACGGGCGGCCACATGATCACGCCGCTGCCCGGCGCGACGCCGACCGTGCCGGGCTCGTGCACGCTGCCGCTGCCGGGCATCATGGCCGCCGTCGTCGACGAGACGGGCCAGGACGTGCCGAACGGGCAGGGCGGCATTCTCGTTGTCAAGCGTCCGTGGCCGGCGATGGCGCGCACGATCTGGGGCGACCCGGACCGCTTCAAGAAGAGCTATTACCCGGAAGAGCTCGGCGGCCGCCTCTATCTGGCGGGCGACGGCACCGTGCGCGACAAGGAAACCGGCTACTTCACGATCATGGGCCGCATCGACGACGTGCTGAACGTGTCCGGACACCGGCTCGGCACGATGGAGATCGAATCGGCGCTCGTGTCGCACGAACTCGTCGCGGAGGCGGCCGTGGTCGGCCGGCCGGACGACACGACGGGCGAGGCGGTCGTCGCGTTCGTCGTGTTGAAGCGCACGCGGCCGGAAGGCGAAGAGGCGGCGGCGCTCGCGAAGGCGCTGCGCGACTGGGTCGGCAAGGAGATCGGGCCGATCGCGAAGCCGAAGGACATCCGCTTCGGCGACAACCTGCCGAAGACGCGTTCGGGCAAGATCATGCGGCGCCTGCTGCGCTCGCTCGCGAAGGGCGAGGCGATCACGCAGGACACGTCGACGCTCGAGAACCCCGCGATCCTCGAACAGCTCGCCGAAGTGCGCTGA
- a CDS encoding DUF4212 domain-containing protein, producing MAASSGTSSPTPSHPAEPPFVPVPLARAHARYWRFNVALIAVLMTIGFAVSFVVPLFAPALAHLRFAGFSLPFYVGAQGAILVYLALIGVYIVLMQRADRILRRDYDAYADEAKRNEAISTDADAC from the coding sequence ATGGCCGCTTCTTCCGGTACCTCTTCGCCCACGCCGTCGCATCCCGCCGAACCGCCGTTCGTGCCGGTGCCGCTCGCGCGCGCGCATGCGCGCTACTGGCGTTTCAACGTCGCGCTGATCGCCGTGCTGATGACGATCGGCTTCGCCGTGTCGTTCGTCGTGCCGCTGTTCGCGCCGGCGCTCGCGCATCTGCGCTTCGCCGGCTTCAGCCTGCCGTTCTACGTCGGCGCGCAGGGCGCGATTCTCGTCTATCTCGCGCTGATCGGCGTCTACATCGTGCTGATGCAGCGCGCCGACCGGATTCTGCGGCGCGACTACGACGCGTATGCGGACGAAGCGAAGCGCAACGAAGCCATTTCGACGGACGCCGACGCATGCTGA
- a CDS encoding sodium:solute symporter family protein, whose product MLTNRLVRAYALYTIGFAAFVLLLWRIERATGPGVWIGYVFLFVPIAVYAVIGLLSRTSDLVEYYVAGRRVPSAFNGMATAADWLSAASFIGLAGSLYATGYDALAYLMGWTGGFCLVAFLLAPYVRKLARYTIPDFLGTRFSSTLVRAFAAIAAILCSFVYLVAQIQGIGLIATRFIGVDFSIGIFCGLAGILVCSFLGGMRAVTWTQVAQYIILIIAFLLPVSLIAMKNGLGPVPQFNYGHLMSRVETLETEIRDAPQERQVRDAYRRQAAEIQAQLDRLPASYEDARARLVEDVAALRRHNGPLREINLRERELAEFPRDPAAARVVWEQARDDLLARAADPVPMHEPFPAASDDDRRPRERNFLALLLCLSLGTASLPHILTRYNTTTSVASARRSVGWTLFFIALFYLTVPVLAVLIKHEILTNLVGRPFADLPAWITQWHRFEPGLISVVDQLRDGMIHWSEIQMQPDIVVLAAPEIAGLPYVVSGLIAAGALAAALSTADGLLLTIANALSHDVYYHMVAPDASSQRRVTISKVLLLGVALFASYVASLNTGKILFLVGAAFSLAASSFFPVLVLGVFWKRTTTRGAVAGMVTGLGVCVYYIVSTYPFFTQITGFAGPNWLGIEPISSGVFGVPAGFAMAIVVSLLDRRPDAYTNALVDYIRHP is encoded by the coding sequence ATGCTGACGAATCGGCTGGTTCGCGCGTATGCGCTGTACACGATCGGCTTCGCCGCGTTCGTGCTGCTGCTGTGGCGGATCGAGCGCGCGACCGGGCCGGGCGTGTGGATCGGCTATGTGTTCCTGTTCGTGCCGATCGCGGTCTACGCGGTGATCGGGCTGCTGTCGCGGACCTCGGATCTCGTCGAATACTACGTGGCCGGGCGGCGCGTGCCGTCCGCGTTCAACGGCATGGCGACCGCCGCCGACTGGCTGTCCGCTGCCTCGTTCATCGGTCTCGCGGGCTCGCTGTACGCGACCGGCTACGACGCGCTCGCGTACCTGATGGGCTGGACGGGCGGCTTCTGCCTCGTCGCGTTCCTGCTCGCGCCGTATGTGCGCAAGCTCGCGCGCTACACGATTCCCGATTTCCTGGGCACGCGCTTTTCGAGCACGCTCGTCAGGGCGTTCGCGGCGATCGCCGCGATCCTGTGCTCGTTCGTCTACCTGGTCGCGCAGATACAGGGCATCGGCCTCATCGCGACGCGCTTCATCGGCGTCGATTTCTCGATCGGCATCTTCTGCGGCCTCGCGGGGATACTTGTCTGCTCGTTCCTCGGCGGGATGCGCGCGGTCACGTGGACGCAGGTCGCGCAGTACATCATCCTGATCATCGCGTTCCTGCTGCCCGTTTCGCTGATCGCGATGAAGAACGGCCTCGGGCCCGTGCCGCAATTCAATTACGGCCATCTGATGTCGCGTGTCGAAACGCTCGAGACGGAGATACGCGACGCGCCGCAGGAACGGCAGGTGCGCGACGCGTATCGCAGGCAGGCGGCCGAGATCCAGGCGCAGCTCGATCGGCTGCCGGCGTCTTACGAAGATGCGCGCGCGCGGCTCGTGGAAGACGTTGCCGCGCTGCGCCGGCACAACGGGCCGCTGCGCGAGATCAACCTGCGCGAGCGCGAGCTCGCCGAGTTTCCGCGCGATCCGGCGGCGGCGCGGGTCGTGTGGGAGCAGGCGCGCGACGATCTGCTCGCGCGCGCGGCGGACCCGGTGCCGATGCACGAGCCGTTTCCGGCCGCGAGCGACGACGACCGCCGCCCGCGCGAACGAAACTTCCTGGCGCTGCTGCTGTGCCTGTCGCTCGGCACGGCGAGCCTGCCGCACATTCTGACGCGCTACAACACGACGACGTCGGTGGCGTCCGCGCGGCGCTCGGTCGGCTGGACGCTGTTTTTCATCGCGCTGTTCTATTTGACGGTGCCGGTGCTCGCGGTGCTGATCAAGCACGAGATCCTGACGAATCTGGTGGGGCGGCCGTTCGCCGATCTGCCTGCATGGATTACGCAATGGCACCGATTCGAGCCGGGGCTCATCAGCGTCGTCGATCAGTTGCGCGACGGCATGATCCATTGGTCGGAGATCCAGATGCAGCCCGACATCGTCGTGCTCGCGGCGCCGGAGATCGCGGGACTGCCGTATGTCGTGTCGGGGCTGATCGCGGCGGGCGCGCTTGCCGCGGCGCTGTCGACGGCGGACGGACTGTTATTGACGATCGCGAATGCGCTGTCGCACGACGTCTACTACCACATGGTCGCGCCCGACGCGTCGAGCCAGCGGCGCGTGACGATCTCGAAGGTGCTGCTGCTTGGCGTTGCGCTGTTTGCGTCGTATGTCGCGTCGCTGAATACGGGAAAGATTTTGTTCCTGGTCGGGGCGGCGTTCTCGCTCGCCGCGTCGAGCTTCTTTCCGGTGCTCGTGCTTGGCGTGTTCTGGAAGCGCACGACGACGCGTGGCGCGGTGGCCGGGATGGTGACGGGGCTTGGCGTGTGCGTGTACTACATCGTGTCGACGTATCCGTTCTTCACGCAGATCACGGGCTTCGCGGGGCCGAACTGGCTCGGCATCGAGCCGATCAGCTCCGGCGTGTTCGGCGTGCCGGCCGGGTTTGCGATGGCGATCGTCGTGAGCCTGCTGGATCGGCGGCCGGATGCGTATACGAACGCGCTCGTCGACTATATCCGGCATCCGTGA
- a CDS encoding tyrosine-type recombinase/integrase → MRGRIESILDAEKAYGRREGENPARWRGHLDKLLPKQNKRKKVKHHPALPWGELPEFIRKPEVRDARSARMLHLLILTCVRTNEMLMARPEEFDLRRKVWTIPGDRMKMGLPLRVAL, encoded by the coding sequence GTGCGCGGTCGCATCGAATCAATTCTCGACGCCGAGAAGGCGTATGGACGGCGCGAAGGTGAGAACCCCGCTCGCTGGCGCGGCCACCTCGACAAACTCCTACCGAAGCAGAACAAGCGAAAGAAAGTGAAGCACCATCCGGCGCTGCCGTGGGGCGAACTGCCGGAGTTCATCCGAAAGCCCGAAGTGCGTGATGCGCGATCCGCGCGCATGCTGCATCTGTTGATTCTCACGTGCGTGCGCACGAACGAGATGCTGATGGCCCGGCCGGAAGAGTTCGATCTGCGCCGTAAGGTCTGGACGATTCCCGGCGACCGCATGAAGATGGGATTGCCGCTGCGCGTGGCACTATAG
- a CDS encoding NAD-dependent dehydratase, which translates to MKLLLVGSTGLVGRHVLDLALADPRVDGVTALARRALPAHPKLHAPRVDFDRLPEDAPWWRADAAICTLGTTMRAAGSRPAFRLVDHDYPLAVARIARRHGTPTYVLNSALGADPSSRFFYNRVKGELERDLAALGFASFTAVRPGLIGGHRDEFRAGERAAVLALTLFGPLLPRGWRLNPVPTIARALLDAALNPAPGAHLVTSDRLT; encoded by the coding sequence ATGAAACTGCTGCTCGTCGGATCGACGGGGCTCGTTGGCCGTCACGTGCTGGACCTGGCGCTCGCCGATCCGCGCGTCGATGGCGTGACGGCGCTCGCGCGCCGCGCGCTGCCCGCGCATCCGAAGCTGCATGCGCCGCGCGTCGATTTCGATCGTCTGCCCGAAGACGCGCCGTGGTGGCGCGCCGACGCGGCGATCTGCACGCTCGGCACGACGATGCGCGCGGCCGGCTCCAGGCCCGCGTTCCGGTTAGTCGATCACGACTATCCGCTCGCGGTTGCGCGCATCGCCCGGCGGCACGGCACGCCGACATACGTGCTCAATTCGGCGCTCGGCGCGGACCCGTCGTCGCGCTTTTTCTACAACCGCGTGAAGGGCGAGCTGGAGCGGGATCTGGCGGCCCTCGGGTTCGCATCGTTCACCGCGGTGCGGCCGGGCCTGATCGGCGGGCATCGGGACGAATTCCGCGCCGGCGAGCGAGCCGCCGTGCTTGCATTGACGCTGTTCGGGCCGCTGCTGCCGCGCGGCTGGCGGCTCAATCCGGTGCCGACGATCGCCCGCGCGTTGCTCGACGCGGCGCTGAATCCAGCGCCGGGCGCGCATCTCGTCACGTCCGATCGGCTGACCTGA
- a CDS encoding flavin reductase family protein → MDSHIAAVELKKAYRLINHGPTVLVSARHNGVDNVMAAAWACALDFSPPKLTVVLDKATKTRELIERSGRFVVQVPTAAQLQLTQEVGSHSLSSQPDKLRRAGVRLFSIDGHDAPFVEGCSAWLACTLVPEPHNQQAHDLFIGEVAAAWSDTRAFKDGHWQFEQADPAWRSLHHVAGGHFYAIGEPLSARGAGEQDAEAAL, encoded by the coding sequence ATGGACAGTCATATCGCAGCGGTCGAGCTGAAGAAAGCTTACCGGCTCATCAATCATGGCCCGACGGTGCTCGTATCCGCCCGCCACAACGGCGTGGACAACGTGATGGCGGCGGCGTGGGCGTGTGCGCTGGATTTCTCGCCGCCGAAGCTGACGGTGGTGCTCGACAAGGCGACGAAGACGCGCGAATTGATCGAGCGCAGCGGACGCTTCGTCGTCCAGGTGCCGACGGCCGCGCAATTGCAGCTCACGCAGGAAGTCGGCAGCCATAGCCTGTCGAGTCAGCCGGACAAGCTGCGGCGCGCCGGCGTGCGGCTCTTTTCGATCGACGGCCACGACGCGCCGTTCGTCGAGGGCTGCTCGGCGTGGCTCGCGTGCACGCTCGTGCCGGAGCCGCACAACCAGCAGGCGCACGACCTGTTCATCGGCGAGGTTGCCGCCGCATGGTCCGATACGCGCGCGTTCAAGGACGGGCATTGGCAATTCGAACAGGCCGATCCCGCGTGGCGAAGCCTGCATCATGTCGCGGGCGGCCACTTCTATGCGATCGGCGAGCCGCTGTCGGCTCGCGGGGCCGGCGAGCAGGACGCCGAAGCCGCGCTGTAG
- a CDS encoding aminotransferase-like domain-containing protein yields the protein MAHARYKRLVDTLAADIRSGRLPPGTRLPTHRKLAAAEGLALVTATRVYAELEAMGLVSGETGRGTFVRETALPRGLGIDQHASAAGVVDLAFNYPSLPEQAELLRGALRQLASSGDLDALLRYQPHGGRWHERTSVARHLACRGLPVDAPRVAIVNGAQHGLAVAAMALLQPGDVVAVDALTYPGFKVVADAQRLELAPVPASGQGPDLDALERLCETRRVRAVYAMPTLHNPLGWVMSARRRRRLVAIARRHGLLIIEDGAYAFLADDPPAPIAALAPETTVYVSGLSKNVATGLRVGFVVVPEQWMPAIERAIRGTTWNTPGVMTAIACGWLDDGTVARLEADKRRDAAARQAIATGAFAGLRCVRHPASYFVWLPLADDARADRVAMALMRERVAVSTAEPFATSAHVPHAIRVALGSVDPQTLRDALRKVRRAIDAFSY from the coding sequence ATGGCCCACGCCCGCTACAAACGCCTCGTCGACACGCTCGCCGCCGACATCCGCTCGGGCCGCCTGCCGCCCGGCACGCGTCTGCCGACGCATCGCAAGCTCGCAGCCGCCGAGGGCCTCGCGCTCGTCACCGCGACGCGCGTCTATGCGGAGCTCGAGGCGATGGGGCTCGTGAGCGGCGAGACCGGCCGCGGCACGTTCGTCCGGGAAACCGCGCTGCCGCGCGGGCTCGGCATCGACCAGCACGCGAGCGCCGCCGGCGTCGTCGATCTCGCCTTCAACTATCCGTCGCTGCCCGAGCAGGCCGAACTGCTGCGCGGTGCGCTGCGGCAGCTTGCGTCGTCGGGCGACCTCGACGCGCTGCTGCGCTATCAGCCGCACGGCGGACGATGGCACGAGCGCACGTCGGTCGCCCGCCATCTCGCGTGCCGCGGGCTGCCGGTCGACGCGCCGCGCGTGGCGATCGTCAATGGCGCGCAGCACGGGCTCGCCGTGGCCGCGATGGCGCTGCTGCAGCCCGGCGACGTCGTCGCCGTCGACGCGCTCACTTATCCGGGCTTCAAGGTCGTCGCCGATGCGCAGCGTCTCGAGCTCGCGCCGGTTCCGGCGTCCGGCCAGGGCCCCGACCTCGACGCGCTCGAGCGCCTCTGCGAAACGCGGCGCGTGCGCGCGGTGTATGCAATGCCGACGCTGCACAATCCGCTCGGCTGGGTGATGAGCGCGCGCCGCCGGCGCCGGCTCGTCGCGATCGCTCGCCGCCACGGGCTGCTGATCATCGAGGACGGCGCGTATGCATTCCTCGCCGACGATCCGCCCGCGCCGATCGCCGCGCTCGCGCCGGAGACGACCGTCTACGTGTCCGGGCTGTCGAAGAACGTCGCGACCGGGCTGCGCGTCGGCTTCGTCGTGGTGCCCGAGCAATGGATGCCGGCGATCGAGCGCGCGATCCGGGGCACGACGTGGAACACGCCTGGCGTAATGACGGCGATCGCATGCGGCTGGCTCGACGACGGGACGGTCGCGCGCCTCGAGGCGGACAAGCGCCGCGACGCGGCGGCGCGGCAGGCGATCGCGACCGGCGCGTTCGCGGGGCTGCGCTGCGTCCGCCATCCGGCGTCGTATTTCGTGTGGCTGCCGCTCGCCGACGATGCGCGGGCCGACCGCGTCGCGATGGCGCTGATGCGCGAGCGGGTGGCGGTGTCGACCGCCGAGCCGTTCGCGACGTCCGCGCACGTGCCGCACGCGATCCGCGTCGCGCTCGGGTCCGTCGATCCGCAAACGCTGCGCGACGCGCTGCGCAAGGTCAGGCGGGCGATCGACGCATTTTCATATTAG
- a CDS encoding DJ-1/PfpI family protein — translation MHIAILTFEGFNELDSLIALGILNCVKKPGWRVSIASPTPRVRSMNGVAIDAQASLRDANDADAVLVGSGMRTREVVADAALLAQLRLDPARQLLGAQCSGTLVLAKLGLLDGVPACTDLTTKPWVQEAGVDVLNRPFFANGNVATAGGCLASHYLAAWVIARLDGREAAERALHYVAPVGEKEAYVSRAMAHVVPYLAASATAA, via the coding sequence ATGCATATCGCTATTCTGACTTTCGAAGGCTTCAACGAGCTCGATTCGCTGATCGCGCTCGGCATTCTCAACTGCGTGAAGAAGCCGGGCTGGCGAGTGTCGATCGCGAGCCCGACGCCGCGCGTGCGCTCGATGAACGGCGTCGCGATCGACGCGCAGGCGTCGCTGCGCGACGCGAACGACGCCGACGCGGTGCTCGTCGGCAGCGGCATGCGCACGCGCGAAGTCGTGGCCGACGCCGCGCTGCTCGCGCAACTGCGGCTCGATCCGGCCCGGCAGTTGCTGGGCGCGCAGTGCTCGGGCACGCTCGTGCTCGCGAAGCTCGGGCTGCTCGACGGCGTGCCGGCGTGCACCGATCTCACGACGAAGCCGTGGGTGCAGGAGGCCGGCGTCGACGTGCTGAACCGGCCGTTCTTCGCGAACGGCAACGTCGCGACGGCGGGCGGCTGCCTCGCGTCGCATTACCTGGCTGCGTGGGTCATTGCGCGTCTCGACGGGCGGGAAGCGGCGGAGCGCGCGTTGCATTACGTCGCGCCCGTCGGCGAGAAGGAGGCTTACGTGTCGCGGGCGATGGCGCATGTCGTGCCGTATCTGGCCGCTTCGGCGACGGCCGCGTGA
- a CDS encoding DHH family phosphoesterase produces MLTSGIARRAHRGPQATIDEAAAAAAGGVAARTSPARIFAFNGDADGLCALQQLRLAEGPGGTLVTGVKRDIRLLGRVSAAAGDEVTVLDVSHDQNRADVGRLLAAGARLRYFDHHFAGALPDHPNFHAYIDTAADVCTSAIVDRYLNGRHARWAIVAAFGDALPRLGETLARAHRIAPAALERYARLGLCLNYNAYGEHVDDLHFDPAALAEMMQPFAEPLDFIDSTDVLRVLSDGYDADLRCARAVRPAVAASRAIMLVLPAERWARRVTGVLANELVREHPACALAILSPRTDGSYVVSVRVPESGTIGADDFCRRFETGGGRKRAAGVNYLPADRVDEFAAQFRASFDAPAESA; encoded by the coding sequence ATGTTGACTTCCGGCATCGCCCGCCGCGCGCATCGCGGCCCGCAAGCGACAATCGACGAAGCCGCGGCCGCCGCCGCGGGCGGCGTCGCCGCGCGCACGTCGCCCGCGAGGATCTTCGCGTTCAACGGCGACGCCGACGGCCTGTGCGCATTGCAGCAGTTGCGCCTTGCCGAAGGGCCGGGCGGCACGCTGGTGACGGGCGTCAAGCGGGACATCCGATTGCTGGGCCGCGTGTCGGCCGCCGCCGGCGACGAGGTCACGGTCCTCGACGTATCGCACGATCAGAACCGCGCGGACGTCGGGCGGCTGCTTGCGGCGGGCGCGCGGTTGCGCTACTTCGACCATCACTTCGCGGGCGCGTTGCCCGACCATCCGAATTTTCACGCGTACATCGACACCGCCGCCGACGTCTGCACGAGCGCGATCGTCGATCGCTACCTGAACGGACGCCACGCGCGCTGGGCGATCGTCGCGGCGTTCGGCGACGCGCTGCCGCGGCTCGGCGAGACGCTCGCGCGCGCGCATCGCATCGCGCCGGCGGCGCTCGAGCGATACGCGCGGCTCGGTTTGTGCCTGAACTACAACGCGTACGGCGAGCACGTCGACGATCTGCATTTCGATCCCGCCGCATTGGCGGAGATGATGCAGCCGTTCGCGGAGCCGCTCGACTTCATCGACAGCACCGACGTGCTGCGCGTGCTGAGCGACGGCTATGACGCCGACCTGCGCTGCGCGCGCGCGGTGCGCCCGGCAGTGGCCGCGTCGCGCGCGATCATGCTCGTGCTGCCCGCCGAGCGCTGGGCGCGCCGCGTGACCGGCGTGCTTGCGAACGAGCTCGTGCGCGAGCATCCGGCGTGCGCGCTGGCGATTCTGAGTCCGAGGACGGACGGCAGCTACGTCGTCAGCGTGCGCGTGCCGGAGAGCGGCACGATCGGGGCGGACGATTTCTGCCGACGCTTCGAAACGGGCGGCGGACGCAAGCGCGCGGCGGGCGTCAACTATCTGCCGGCCGATCGGGTCGACGAGTTCGCCGCGCAATTCCGCGCGAGCTTCGACGCGCCCGCCGAAAGCGCGTAA